From the Candidatus Dormiibacterota bacterium genome, one window contains:
- a CDS encoding long-chain fatty acid--CoA ligase: MSAAVRAPEPAATPGELPETVPALFQRTAQRRGDAPALHFKTGQRWTPISWTDYRRAVNRMSNALLAEGLNPQDRVALWSSNRPEWQIADIGIAHAGLVTVAIYQSDSAEQVKYLLNHSESKVLIVEHRKLLDQVIALRGELPGLQRVILVEGDAPEGEGWVVTWEQALRRGDDFGRGRPGLFSSRWQAVRPEDTASLIYTSGTTGLPKAAILTHRNLTWTAVATLQCFRGDPNDRVVSYLPLAHVLERVVSELRQLCTGCEVYFCPSIDQVMAVVAEVHPTYFTSVPRLWEKIYAGIRAKMEKVTGPRRMLRDWALLTGALRTAAYEQHKPMAPWARWQWSLADKLVFSKIRETLGFDKIEVCISGSAAVSPDMLRFFYGLGIEILEGYGLTETTAPATFNRPGDARFGTVGLPLPGVEIRIADDGEILVKGNNVFEGYFKDPKTTKETLVDGWLKTGDIGELDRDGFLKITDRKKDLFKTSGGKYVAPGAMETQLRSRRGIAQAVVLGDRRPFVAALFTLDRDAPEAIGGPNDPVAQRLVDEAVQSVNRGLSHPEQIKKWRILDGDFLVGDELTPSMKVKRKRIAEKYGAEIEAIYAEKKTA; encoded by the coding sequence ATGAGCGCGGCCGTTCGTGCGCCGGAGCCTGCCGCGACGCCTGGCGAGCTGCCCGAAACCGTGCCGGCACTGTTCCAGCGCACCGCGCAGCGTCGGGGCGACGCGCCCGCCCTCCACTTCAAGACGGGGCAGCGTTGGACGCCGATCAGTTGGACCGACTACCGCCGGGCCGTGAACCGGATGTCCAATGCCCTGCTCGCCGAGGGGCTGAATCCCCAGGACCGGGTGGCGCTGTGGTCCTCGAACCGGCCGGAATGGCAGATCGCCGACATCGGGATCGCGCACGCCGGGCTGGTGACCGTCGCCATCTACCAGTCCGATTCCGCGGAACAGGTCAAGTACTTGTTGAATCACTCTGAGTCGAAGGTTCTGATCGTCGAGCATCGGAAACTGCTCGACCAGGTCATTGCGCTGCGGGGCGAACTGCCGGGATTGCAGCGGGTGATCCTCGTCGAGGGCGATGCGCCGGAGGGGGAGGGCTGGGTCGTGACCTGGGAGCAGGCGCTGCGGCGGGGTGATGATTTCGGCCGCGGCCGACCGGGGCTGTTTTCCAGCCGCTGGCAGGCGGTTAGGCCCGAGGACACCGCCAGCCTGATCTACACTTCGGGCACCACGGGTCTTCCGAAAGCCGCAATCCTGACGCACCGCAATCTCACCTGGACCGCGGTCGCGACGTTGCAATGCTTCCGCGGCGACCCCAACGACCGAGTCGTTTCCTATCTGCCGCTGGCGCACGTGCTCGAGCGCGTGGTCAGCGAACTTCGCCAGCTCTGCACCGGTTGCGAGGTGTACTTCTGCCCGAGCATCGACCAGGTGATGGCGGTCGTCGCGGAAGTCCATCCCACGTACTTCACGTCGGTGCCAAGGCTTTGGGAAAAGATCTACGCGGGAATTCGGGCCAAGATGGAGAAGGTCACCGGCCCTCGCCGCATGCTCCGCGACTGGGCGCTGCTGACGGGCGCGCTGCGCACCGCGGCGTATGAGCAGCACAAGCCAATGGCCCCCTGGGCGCGGTGGCAGTGGTCGCTGGCCGACAAGCTCGTCTTCTCAAAAATCCGCGAGACATTGGGCTTCGACAAGATCGAGGTCTGCATCAGCGGCTCGGCTGCCGTCTCACCCGACATGCTCCGTTTCTTCTACGGCCTCGGCATCGAGATCCTGGAGGGCTATGGGCTCACCGAGACCACCGCGCCGGCGACGTTCAACCGACCCGGCGACGCGCGATTCGGCACGGTCGGGCTGCCGTTGCCCGGGGTCGAGATCCGCATCGCCGACGACGGCGAGATCCTGGTCAAGGGCAACAACGTCTTCGAAGGGTATTTCAAGGATCCGAAGACGACCAAGGAGACGCTGGTGGATGGTTGGCTGAAAACCGGCGATATCGGCGAGCTTGACAGAGACGGCTTTCTGAAGATCACCGACCGCAAGAAGGACTTGTTCAAGACCTCCGGTGGAAAGTATGTCGCGCCAGGCGCGATGGAGACCCAGCTCAGAAGTCGGAGGGGCATTGCCCAGGCGGTAGTGCTTGGCGATCGCCGCCCCTTCGTGGCGGCGTTGTTCACCCTCGACCGCGACGCTCCCGAAGCCATAGGTGGTCCCAACGATCCCGTCGCGCAGCGGCTCGTCGATGAGGCGGTCCAGAGTGTCAACCGGGGCCTATCGCACCCGGAGCAGATCAAGAAGTGGCGCATCCTCGACGGCGACTTCCTGGTCGGCGATGAACTCACGCCCAGCATGAAGGTCAAGCGCAAGCGGATCGCCGAGAAGTACGGCGCCGAGATCGAAGCGATCTACGCGGAGAAGAAGACCGCCTGA
- a CDS encoding DUF2182 domain-containing protein, with protein sequence MIAQQAASMAAMGGMAMVGGGLFLGTWVVMMVAMMFPAVAPMVLTHAGVVRSRGEGKIRTVAFVVGYLVVWTAAGVVLFGVIQLLGSSIAAPLDGWLPRLGGAIVVLAGLYQLTPLNNACLRACRSPLSFILSHDVGVGTSAAARTGLLHGLQCAGSCGALMAVLAVLGLMNLPLMAVVAAVFFLEKAWQHGIMLSYVAGAACVMLGLTAIIRPDILLRL encoded by the coding sequence GTGATCGCTCAGCAGGCGGCCTCGATGGCCGCCATGGGCGGGATGGCGATGGTGGGTGGCGGGCTCTTTCTCGGGACGTGGGTCGTGATGATGGTGGCCATGATGTTTCCGGCCGTGGCACCGATGGTGCTGACTCACGCCGGCGTCGTCCGGTCGCGCGGCGAAGGAAAGATCCGGACAGTCGCGTTTGTGGTCGGCTACCTTGTGGTCTGGACGGCGGCCGGGGTCGTCCTGTTTGGCGTTATCCAGCTTCTTGGATCATCGATCGCCGCCCCGCTGGACGGCTGGCTGCCCCGCCTCGGTGGGGCCATTGTGGTCCTCGCGGGCTTATACCAGCTGACGCCGCTCAACAACGCTTGCTTGCGAGCGTGTCGGTCGCCGCTCAGCTTCATCCTCTCGCATGACGTCGGTGTCGGCACGTCTGCCGCGGCGCGCACCGGACTCTTACACGGTCTCCAGTGCGCGGGGTCATGCGGGGCGCTCATGGCGGTGCTTGCCGTTCTCGGCTTGATGAACCTGCCATTAATGGCTGTCGTTGCGGCGGTGTTCTTCCTGGAGAAAGCGTGGCAGCATGGCATCATGCTTTCCTACGTCGCGGGCGCCGCCTGTGTGATGTTGGGCCTGACCGCGATCATCCGGCCCGACATCCTCCTTCGGTTGTAG
- a CDS encoding DUF899 family protein: MATEVKQSLHEVRFPGESDQYRRARDELLKAEIDLRRRIEAVAAQRRKLPLGGLVPRDYTFEEWDAGTSSARSVRLSELFAKGKDTLFLYSHMFIPGKKGLPLEEGCPSCTAIIDAIDGEVPHITQRINFAVSAKAPIERFRAHAQSRGWRHARLLSSANNTYNRDYKAEEPDGEQTPMATVFIRRDGRIYHFWSSELFLVAPDPGQDMRHVDFMWPLWLVFDRTPEGRGKDWGPALDYGANR, from the coding sequence ATGGCAACCGAAGTAAAGCAATCGCTGCACGAGGTGCGCTTCCCCGGCGAGTCGGACCAGTACCGCCGGGCGCGCGACGAACTCCTGAAGGCGGAGATCGACCTGCGCCGGCGGATCGAGGCCGTGGCCGCGCAGCGGCGGAAGCTCCCGCTCGGCGGACTCGTGCCGCGCGACTACACCTTCGAGGAGTGGGACGCCGGCACCAGCTCCGCACGATCGGTCCGGCTCTCGGAGCTGTTCGCGAAGGGCAAGGACACTCTGTTCCTCTATAGCCACATGTTCATCCCTGGCAAGAAAGGGCTGCCGCTCGAGGAGGGCTGCCCGTCGTGCACGGCGATCATCGACGCGATCGATGGCGAGGTACCGCACATCACCCAGCGGATCAATTTCGCGGTCTCCGCGAAGGCGCCGATCGAGCGCTTCCGCGCCCACGCGCAGTCGCGGGGCTGGCGCCACGCGCGCCTGCTCTCCTCCGCCAACAACACCTACAACCGTGACTACAAGGCCGAGGAGCCCGACGGCGAGCAAACTCCGATGGCGACGGTCTTTATTCGACGAGACGGGAGGATCTACCACTTCTGGAGCAGCGAGCTATTCCTGGTAGCGCCCGACCCCGGCCAGGACATGCGGCACGTCGACTTCATGTGGCCGCTGTGGTTGGTCTTCGACCGCACGCCCGAGGGTCGAGGCAAAGACTGGGGGCCAGCACTCGACTACGGAGCCAACAGATAG
- a CDS encoding SRPBCC domain-containing protein, which yields MSESGPEIRHSVFIRAPREKVWTALTTPQGLDGWWGTRGSEIDLRPGGRLTLRWRGWGAERDINADRDCPILEVVPPKRFAYQWGETADAMTTVEFDLEERPGGTLLRLREHGFAPTAKGRQSFEGNSLGWGEAATLIKFYVEHGVSYWPRTESIGKKGVRQWQPK from the coding sequence ATGAGCGAATCAGGGCCCGAGATCCGCCACAGCGTGTTCATCCGCGCGCCGCGCGAGAAGGTGTGGACCGCGTTGACGACCCCCCAGGGACTCGACGGGTGGTGGGGGACGCGCGGGAGCGAGATCGACCTACGACCCGGTGGAAGGCTCACGCTCCGTTGGCGCGGGTGGGGAGCCGAACGAGATATCAACGCTGATCGGGACTGCCCCATCCTCGAGGTGGTTCCACCAAAGCGCTTCGCCTATCAATGGGGCGAAACAGCCGATGCGATGACCACGGTCGAGTTCGACCTCGAAGAGCGCCCGGGTGGCACGCTGCTGCGCCTCCGGGAACACGGTTTCGCGCCCACGGCCAAGGGTCGGCAGTCCTTCGAAGGGAATTCGCTTGGCTGGGGCGAAGCGGCGACCCTCATCAAGTTCTATGTCGAGCACGGCGTTAGTTACTGGCCACGCACGGAATCAATAGGAAAGAAAGGAGTCAGGCAATGGCAACCGAAGTAA
- a CDS encoding metalloregulator ArsR/SmtB family transcription factor: protein MNDAVFVALADPTRRQLLERLAMGPTTATGIAVKFPVTRQALVKHLGALQDAGMVAKERHGREVHYRLEIAPLGEATAWLTTLSARWEQRLLRLKRYVEEES, encoded by the coding sequence ATGAATGACGCGGTGTTCGTCGCGCTCGCGGATCCGACACGCCGGCAGCTGCTCGAGCGCCTGGCAATGGGCCCCACGACCGCGACGGGCATTGCCGTCAAATTTCCAGTAACCCGGCAAGCGCTTGTAAAACACCTTGGCGCGCTCCAGGACGCGGGCATGGTCGCCAAGGAGCGCCACGGACGTGAGGTCCACTACCGCCTGGAGATCGCGCCGCTGGGCGAGGCGACCGCCTGGCTCACGACCCTCTCGGCACGGTGGGAGCAGCGTCTGCTGCGGCTCAAGCGCTACGTAGAGGAGGAGTCATGA
- a CDS encoding MBL fold metallo-hydrolase has protein sequence MARLSIRKVHVGAKDTNCYVVASADTKEAVVIDPGDDAPKILGQLEGLTVRWICCTHGHPGHTGAKERVKAATQAVTAMHLSDATAMLKSADRYLVAGDTMPFGDFVLEVLPTPGHTPGGLSFKVGNHVFTGDTLLMGKIGRVDLPGSSPQQMLLSLHGQLLTLADNTVVYPGHGPNSTIGAERIGNPYLRIR, from the coding sequence GTGGCTCGCCTCTCCATCCGGAAGGTGCATGTCGGTGCGAAGGACACCAACTGCTACGTGGTGGCCTCCGCCGACACCAAGGAAGCAGTGGTCATCGACCCCGGCGACGACGCCCCCAAGATCCTCGGCCAGCTCGAGGGCCTAACGGTGCGCTGGATCTGCTGCACCCATGGGCACCCCGGGCATACCGGCGCCAAGGAGCGGGTGAAAGCCGCGACCCAGGCCGTGACCGCGATGCACCTGTCCGACGCCACGGCGATGTTGAAGTCCGCGGACCGTTACCTCGTCGCCGGCGACACCATGCCCTTCGGCGACTTTGTGCTCGAGGTGCTGCCCACGCCTGGCCACACACCGGGTGGGCTGTCATTCAAAGTCGGCAATCACGTCTTCACGGGGGACACCCTGCTGATGGGAAAGATCGGCCGCGTCGATCTCCCCGGCTCGAGCCCGCAGCAGATGCTCCTCAGCCTGCACGGCCAACTCCTCACGCTCGCCGACAATACGGTCGTCTATCCCGGCCACGGCCCCAACTCGACGATCGGCGCCGAGCGGATCGGCAACCCCTACCTGCGGATCCGGTAG
- a CDS encoding chlorite dismutase family protein produces MAEARQAVKYTFLKVEAPVLSWPVEEREAAVGDFTDVLVAGPTAEALLTYSTVGLRGDCDLLIWRAADTVAAIQRAESQWRATRLGPYLRVAHSFLAMMRPSPYLGRHKHPDQEGRRTRLKPAGGRYLFVYPMVKKRIWYRLPYERRKAMMVEHFAIGHRYPQVKINTAYSFGLDDQEFVVAFECDEPAAFLDLVMELRESQASRYTERETPIFTCVLMPPADALQLALGLSTEEPADANDLQRKVSLIAGR; encoded by the coding sequence ATGGCAGAAGCTCGCCAGGCGGTCAAGTACACCTTCCTCAAAGTCGAGGCACCCGTTCTCAGCTGGCCCGTCGAGGAGCGGGAGGCCGCCGTTGGCGATTTCACCGACGTGCTCGTGGCCGGTCCGACGGCGGAGGCCCTGCTCACCTACTCAACGGTCGGGCTCCGCGGCGACTGCGATCTCCTGATCTGGCGGGCGGCCGACACCGTGGCCGCCATCCAGCGGGCGGAGTCGCAATGGCGGGCCACCCGACTGGGACCCTACTTGCGGGTCGCGCATTCGTTCCTGGCGATGATGCGGCCGTCGCCCTATCTCGGACGCCATAAACACCCCGACCAGGAAGGGCGCCGGACCCGCCTGAAGCCGGCCGGCGGACGCTACCTCTTCGTCTACCCCATGGTCAAGAAGCGAATCTGGTACCGGCTGCCGTACGAGCGGCGCAAGGCGATGATGGTCGAGCACTTTGCGATCGGGCACCGCTACCCGCAGGTCAAGATCAATACCGCCTACTCGTTCGGCCTCGACGACCAGGAATTCGTGGTCGCCTTCGAATGCGACGAGCCCGCCGCCTTCCTCGACCTGGTGATGGAGCTGCGCGAGTCGCAGGCCAGCCGCTATACGGAGCGAGAGACGCCGATCTTCACCTGCGTCCTGATGCCGCCCGCGGATGCCCTGCAGCTCGCGCTCGGGCTGAGCACAGAGGAGCCGGCGGATGCCAACGACCTTCAGCGGAAGGTCAGCCTGATCGCGGGCAGATGA
- the hemE gene encoding uroporphyrinogen decarboxylase produces MRTIEASELGRPAADRLAPALVRAARCEFVDRRPVWFMRQAGRSLPEYRKVRESYDLFTICKNPELCAEVTLQPVRRLGVDGAVLFADIMLPVAFGLGVELQLVDGVGPVVEQPIRTHADIDRLQARPAGEAVPFVLETIKLLRRELDPTVAVIGFSGAPFTLAGYLIEGKPSREFLLTKTMMYAEPALWDALMTRLSGLVLDYLLAQVEAGAQVVQVFDSWVGCLSPADYRRYVMPHMTGIFSGLRRGGAPSMHFATGTAGILPLMREAGGDVIGLDWRVDLGDAWRVVGYDRGIQGNLDPALLLGPWPVIEDGARRVIEAAGGRPGHIFNLGHGVIPASPVEHLQRLVEFVHAA; encoded by the coding sequence ATGAGGACGATCGAGGCCAGCGAACTCGGCCGGCCGGCGGCCGATCGCCTGGCGCCCGCCCTGGTTCGAGCCGCGCGCTGCGAGTTCGTCGATCGGCGCCCGGTGTGGTTCATGCGCCAGGCCGGCCGATCGTTGCCGGAGTACCGGAAGGTCCGCGAATCTTACGACCTTTTCACCATTTGCAAGAACCCCGAGCTCTGCGCCGAGGTGACGCTCCAGCCGGTGCGGCGGCTCGGCGTCGACGGCGCCGTCCTCTTCGCCGACATCATGCTGCCCGTAGCCTTCGGGCTGGGGGTCGAGCTCCAACTGGTGGACGGCGTCGGTCCGGTCGTCGAGCAGCCGATCCGCACGCATGCCGATATAGATAGGTTGCAGGCACGACCGGCTGGCGAGGCCGTCCCCTTCGTGCTGGAGACGATCAAGCTCTTGCGCCGCGAACTCGATCCCACGGTCGCCGTAATCGGCTTCTCGGGAGCCCCCTTCACGCTGGCCGGCTACCTGATCGAGGGGAAGCCGTCCCGGGAGTTCCTCCTCACCAAGACCATGATGTATGCGGAGCCTGCCCTCTGGGATGCGCTGATGACGCGCCTCTCCGGGTTGGTGCTCGACTATCTGCTGGCGCAGGTCGAGGCCGGCGCCCAGGTTGTGCAGGTCTTCGACAGCTGGGTCGGCTGCCTCTCGCCGGCGGACTACCGCCGCTACGTGATGCCGCACATGACCGGCATCTTCAGCGGGCTGCGGCGCGGTGGCGCCCCCTCGATGCATTTCGCCACCGGCACGGCCGGCATCCTTCCATTGATGCGGGAAGCGGGCGGCGACGTCATCGGCCTCGATTGGCGGGTCGACCTGGGCGACGCCTGGCGGGTGGTCGGCTACGACCGCGGAATCCAGGGAAACCTGGATCCCGCATTACTGCTGGGGCCCTGGCCCGTGATCGAGGACGGCGCGCGGCGCGTGATCGAGGCCGCGGGCGGCCGGCCGGGACACATCTTCAACCTGGGCCACGGCGTGATCCCCGCCAGCCCTGTCGAACACCTGCAGCGACTGGTGGAGTTCGTGCATGCCGCCTAG
- the hemH gene encoding ferrochelatase — protein MPPRHTAILLMAYGSPNRLEDVKPYFTDIRGGRTPSPAAVEELTSRYRRVGVPTPLLAVSTDLGRQLERLLNLDPPNDAIYTVHLGMKHWTPRIAMAIDEIVDSGADRLIAIVLAPHFSTISTGGYRRQVEAALAARDSSPVTLDFVESWHELDGYIQAVAENVRMVRAEFRNPEEVVAVFTAHSLPARILKEGDPYQEQLLRTSELVAERAGIEQWRFSYQSQSHTGEPWLGPDLVETVEELAAQGHRAVLVASVGFIADHLEIFYDIDIEAKERADALGIELRRTPMLNADPRLAQALHALVAERSPHPALSELSPRSFTPERGPYA, from the coding sequence ATGCCGCCTAGGCACACCGCGATCCTGCTGATGGCGTACGGCAGTCCGAACCGGCTCGAAGACGTGAAACCTTACTTCACCGATATCCGGGGCGGTCGAACGCCGTCCCCGGCGGCGGTCGAGGAGCTGACGTCGCGCTATCGGCGGGTTGGCGTCCCAACCCCGCTCTTGGCCGTGTCGACGGACCTCGGCCGGCAACTGGAACGGCTCTTGAACCTGGACCCCCCGAACGACGCGATCTATACGGTGCATCTGGGGATGAAGCACTGGACACCGCGAATCGCGATGGCGATCGACGAGATCGTCGATAGCGGTGCGGATCGGCTGATCGCCATCGTGCTGGCGCCGCACTTCTCGACGATCAGCACGGGTGGCTACCGGCGCCAGGTCGAGGCCGCCCTGGCCGCCCGCGACTCGTCACCAGTCACGCTGGACTTCGTCGAGAGCTGGCACGAGCTGGACGGATACATCCAGGCGGTGGCCGAGAACGTCCGGATGGTCCGCGCGGAGTTCCGCAATCCCGAGGAGGTGGTGGCGGTCTTCACGGCGCACAGCCTGCCCGCGCGCATCCTCAAGGAAGGTGACCCTTACCAGGAACAGCTGTTGCGTACCTCGGAGCTGGTCGCCGAGCGTGCCGGCATCGAGCAATGGCGCTTCTCGTACCAGAGTCAGAGTCACACCGGGGAGCCATGGCTCGGCCCGGATCTGGTCGAGACAGTCGAGGAGCTGGCGGCCCAGGGTCATCGCGCCGTCCTGGTTGCATCGGTGGGCTTCATCGCCGACCATCTCGAGATCTTTTACGACATCGACATCGAGGCTAAGGAGCGAGCCGATGCGCTCGGAATCGAGCTGCGGCGCACGCCAATGCTCAATGCCGACCCCCGGCTCGCGCAGGCGCTTCATGCGCTGGTCGCGGAGCGGAGCCCTCACCCTGCCCTTTCCGAACTATCTCCCCGCTCTTTCACGCCGGAGCGGGGCCCCTACGCATGA
- a CDS encoding ABC transporter ATP-binding protein, translating into MIFLSRMLAITRGHRGLLSIAVVGSVVYTALSVLPALIIRQMLTVLSRPSPAGTLVLLGLAMVGATALMAVARYLEGGFGHIAAFKVLHDLRMRIYEQLQRLSMGFHTRQQSGTIAAKVIGDVETIEFFTAHAGIQLISAATVPFLLGILMLLFNWKLALVALAPLAVILLILVVFRRSAYQAFMRYRDELGRLNGIIIDYIQGVGVLKAFGALGHARRAIDERSDELKKAATRANLIHTWYFSGVEWMAAIPVALVLLVGGLMANAGQLGIPDLVLFVFLTTQLYRPVTELNRQLEGLRNAEAATDRIFEILNAPIEVQESPTARVPKDPRYDIVLDQVSFAYETGRPVLHDVSIDLKEGSVLALVGPSGAGKTTVANLIARFWDPQEGAVRIGGIDLRELPLDYVHRSVSLVLQDVFLFNDTVKANIKVGKPDASDAQVEAAAHAAYAHEFVEELPKGYDTVIGERGVRLSGGQKQRISIARALLHDAPILILDEATSSVDPEAEHLIQAALARLVAERTVLVIAHRLSTIRQAGEIIVLDKGRVVQRGRHDDLVDAPGLYATLYRAQQVARRWDVATSQRAEEDRLPQAVE; encoded by the coding sequence ATGATCTTTCTCTCCCGCATGCTGGCGATCACGCGCGGCCATCGCGGGTTGCTGTCGATCGCCGTCGTTGGGTCAGTCGTGTACACGGCCCTCAGCGTGCTGCCCGCGTTGATCATCCGGCAGATGCTGACGGTGCTCTCGCGCCCGTCGCCGGCCGGGACGCTCGTCTTGCTGGGCCTCGCCATGGTGGGCGCCACCGCGCTGATGGCCGTGGCCCGCTACCTCGAGGGCGGCTTCGGTCATATCGCCGCCTTCAAAGTCCTGCACGACCTGCGGATGCGAATCTATGAACAGCTGCAGCGGCTGTCGATGGGATTTCACACCCGTCAACAATCGGGCACCATCGCCGCCAAGGTGATCGGCGACGTCGAGACCATCGAATTCTTCACCGCGCACGCCGGCATCCAATTGATCAGCGCCGCCACGGTCCCGTTCCTGCTCGGCATCCTGATGCTGCTCTTCAACTGGAAGCTGGCGCTCGTGGCGCTCGCGCCGCTGGCCGTGATCCTGCTCATCCTCGTGGTGTTTCGACGCTCCGCCTACCAGGCCTTCATGCGCTACCGTGACGAGCTCGGCCGGTTGAACGGGATCATCATCGATTACATCCAGGGCGTTGGGGTGCTGAAAGCGTTTGGGGCGCTCGGCCACGCGCGGCGCGCGATCGACGAGCGAAGTGACGAGCTCAAGAAGGCGGCGACACGAGCCAACCTGATCCACACGTGGTATTTCTCCGGCGTCGAGTGGATGGCCGCCATCCCGGTCGCGCTGGTCCTGCTGGTCGGCGGCCTGATGGCCAACGCCGGTCAGCTCGGCATCCCGGACCTGGTGCTGTTCGTCTTCCTGACGACCCAGCTCTACCGGCCGGTCACCGAGCTCAACCGGCAGCTCGAGGGCCTGCGCAACGCGGAAGCCGCCACCGATCGGATCTTCGAAATTCTGAATGCGCCGATCGAGGTCCAGGAGTCGCCGACCGCGCGGGTTCCGAAGGATCCCCGCTACGACATCGTGCTCGATCAGGTGAGCTTCGCCTACGAAACCGGCCGGCCGGTGCTGCACGACGTCTCGATCGATTTGAAGGAAGGGTCGGTGCTCGCCCTCGTTGGGCCAAGCGGTGCCGGCAAGACGACGGTGGCGAACCTGATTGCCCGCTTCTGGGACCCGCAGGAGGGCGCCGTCCGCATCGGCGGCATCGATCTTCGCGAGTTGCCGCTGGACTACGTCCATCGCTCGGTCAGCCTGGTCTTGCAGGATGTCTTTCTCTTCAACGACACGGTCAAAGCCAACATCAAGGTCGGGAAGCCCGATGCGAGCGACGCGCAGGTGGAGGCGGCGGCGCACGCGGCGTATGCGCACGAGTTTGTCGAGGAGCTGCCGAAGGGCTACGACACCGTCATAGGGGAACGCGGTGTCAGGTTGTCGGGTGGGCAGAAGCAGCGAATCTCGATTGCCCGAGCGCTGCTGCACGACGCGCCGATCCTGATCCTGGATGAGGCGACGTCATCCGTGGATCCGGAGGCCGAACACCTGATCCAGGCGGCGCTCGCCCGCCTCGTCGCGGAGCGGACCGTGCTTGTGATCGCCCATCGGCTGTCCACGATCCGGCAGGCCGGCGAGATCATCGTCCTCGACAAAGGCCGGGTGGTCCAGCGAGGCCGTCACGATGACCTGGTCGATGCGCCCGGCCTCTATGCGACCCTCTACCGGGCGCAGCAGGTGGCCCGTCGCTGGGACGTGGCGACCTCCCAGCGCGCCGAAGAAGATCGGCTACCGCAGGCCGTCGAGTAG
- a CDS encoding AAA family ATPase, whose protein sequence is MSRVIAIANQKGGVGKTTTAVNLGCALAELGKRVLLIDLDPQGHLTINMGFKQPDQIELTLYHLLLDPQVTLGHVVKHSNLGVDFIPSNIELSGAEIQLVSEMGRETFLKEKLAPGQDEYDFMVIDCPPSLGLLCVNALVASNEVIIPLQCEYFGMKGMQLLHNTIERVRAKLNPQLRISGILATIHKSRTLHSQEVLELVRERYGDVVFDVVIKDSIRFAETPLAGMSILQYAGSSEGANAYRTLAKAVIKRAPAAPVETKQPVASRV, encoded by the coding sequence TTGAGCAGAGTCATCGCAATTGCCAACCAGAAAGGCGGAGTTGGCAAGACGACCACCGCGGTGAACCTGGGTTGCGCGCTCGCTGAACTCGGGAAGCGAGTCCTCCTCATCGACCTCGACCCCCAAGGCCACCTGACGATCAACATGGGCTTCAAGCAGCCCGATCAGATCGAGCTCACGCTTTATCACTTGCTCCTCGATCCTCAGGTCACCCTCGGACACGTCGTCAAGCACAGCAACCTCGGCGTGGACTTCATCCCCTCGAACATCGAGCTCTCCGGCGCGGAGATCCAACTCGTCTCGGAGATGGGCCGCGAAACGTTCCTCAAGGAGAAGCTCGCACCCGGTCAGGACGAGTACGACTTCATGGTGATCGACTGCCCGCCCTCCCTCGGCCTGCTCTGCGTCAACGCGCTGGTGGCCTCGAACGAGGTCATCATCCCACTGCAGTGCGAGTACTTCGGCATGAAGGGCATGCAGCTGCTGCATAACACGATCGAGCGGGTGCGAGCCAAGCTCAACCCGCAGCTTCGCATCAGCGGCATCCTGGCCACCATTCACAAGTCGAGGACGCTGCACTCGCAAGAGGTGCTGGAACTCGTTCGCGAGCGGTATGGGGACGTCGTCTTCGACGTCGTCATCAAGGACAGCATCCGGTTTGCGGAGACGCCGCTGGCCGGCATGTCGATCCTCCAGTACGCCGGCAGCTCCGAAGGTGCGAACGCCTATCGCACCCTCGCCAAGGCGGTCATCAAGCGCGCACCGGCCGCCCCGGTCGAGACGAAGCAGCCCGTTGCCTCTCGTGTTTAA